A single Cryptococcus deuterogattii R265 chromosome 2, complete sequence DNA region contains:
- a CDS encoding mitochondrial import inner membrane translocase subunit TIM10, whose product MRLPSIANHSLRTSRGFATSTQLSVPLLLTPKQFNSLPKQTTLPLDATWHMPNSPRSALAEYLNGPRIPNALRFDLDEVAELSVDKNPMSLTHMLPSAERFKKELERLGINKDTHVVLYDTIGVFSSPRALYTFRAFGHDKVSVLDGGLPRWIEEGNEVEMGEAGEIGSSEYPTVQGPKKDWVRSYEEIVSNSKKPLSDPTSEIVLDHRPAARFLGINPEPRPNLPSGHIPNSRSLPFTQYLVPASDKKPFTNYRPVSELKQVLAEGLGGETVWDDIVSRDKSIVFSCGSGMTAAIGWLANELIRESEGKAPKSALYDESWTGYALREDSKIARNGHYKP is encoded by the exons ATGAGACTTCCATCCATCGCAAACCACTCTCTCAGGACATCAAGGGGTTTCGCAACTTCAACTCAACTCTCAGTCCCCCTGCTGCTCACCCCAAAACAGTTCAACAGTCTTCCCAAG CAAACCACTTTGCCTCTTGACGCCACATGGCATATGCCCAATTCTCCTCGCTCAGCCTTGGCCGAGTACCTCAATGGCCCACGCATTCCCAATGCTTTGCGATTCGACTTGGATGAAGTAGCCGAGCTATCAGTCGACAAGAACCCCATGAGCTTGACACACATGCTGCCCAGTGCTGAGAGATTCAAGAAGGAACTCG AGAGGCTCGGAATTAATAAGGATACCCATGTCGTTTTGTACGACACCATTGGTgttttctcatctcctaGAGCATTGTATACATTCAGAG CTTTTGGCCATGACAAAGTCTCGGTACTTGATGGAGGACTCCCCAGGTGGATTGAGGAAGGTAATGAAGTTGAGATGGGTGAAGCGGGCGAAATCGGGTCGAGCGAGTACCCTACAGTTCAAGGTCCTAAGAAAGACTGGGTTCGAT CCTACGAAGAGATCGTATCTAACAGTAAGAAGCCGCTTTCGGACCCCACATCAGAAATCGTGCTCGATCACCGGCCTGCGGCGCGCTTCCTGGGTATCAACCCCGAGCCTCGACCCAATCTCCCTTCTGGCCATATCCCCAACTCTCGTTCGCTCCCCTTTACCCAATACCTTGTTCCTGCCAGTGACAAAAAACCCTTCACCAACTACAGACCGGTCTCGGAGCTAAAACAGGTCCTTGCCGAAGGCCTGGGAGGTGAGACAGTGTGGGATGATATTGTAAGCAGAGACAAGTCTATTGTATTCAGCTGTGGGAGCGGTATGACAGCTGCAATTGGATGGTTGGCCAACGAGCTTATCAGAGAGTCGGAGGGAAAGGCGCCCAAGTCAGCTTTATATGATGAGTCGTGGACAGGCTATGCCTTGAGGGAGGATAGTAAGATCGCTAGAAATGGGCATTATAAGCCATGa